The proteins below are encoded in one region of Telopea speciosissima isolate NSW1024214 ecotype Mountain lineage chromosome 10, Tspe_v1, whole genome shotgun sequence:
- the LOC122643007 gene encoding protein EIN4-like, with product MSKAVARGLLIFCLLLSVSAIDSSDPRCNCDEGGFLSVENILDWQRVSDFLIAVAYFSIPIELLYFVSCSNFPFKWVLFQFIAFIVLCGLTHLLNGWTYAPHPFQLMLALTIAKFLTALVSCATAITLITLIPLLLKVKVRELFLKKKAWELDREVGMMKKQKEASWHVRMLTQEIRKSLDRHTILYTTLVELSKTLDLQNCAVWMPNDNKTEMHLTHELEGSSNSYRNSIPISDPDVQKVKESKGVKILGTDSALGIASSGGSGEPGVVAAIRMPMLKVSNFNFKGGTPELIKQCYAILVLVLRNTPARGWSCHELEIVEVVADQVAVALSHAAVLEESQLMREKLEERNRALQLAEKNAMMASRARNSFQKVMSHGMRRPMHSILGLLSVIQFENMSSEQKIIVEAMMKTSSFLSTLINDVMEISNLDKGRFPLEMKSFQLHSMVKEAACLAKCLCVCKGLDFRIEVDNSVPNWVLGDERRIFQVILHMFGNLLDGCYGGESVTFRVLSEIGNEGSNEKQWAIRRPNSSDEYASIKFDIGIDNGCSQSEVSVSMMQLARRHISEGIEGGLSFSMCKKLVQMMQGNIRVLPNTQGVAQSMTLILKFLRQPPVGRGVFELRGSSEHIFSEFRGLQVVLVDNDDINRAVTRKLLEKLGCSVSAVSSGFECLSALGPSGTRIQIVILELHMLEMDGFEVATRIRKFRSWSWPLIVALTASADVDLWERCLQVGMNGVIRKPVMLQEIADELRNVLQRATKVV from the exons ATGTCAAAAGCAGTAGCTCGTGGGTTGTTGATTTTTTGTCTCCTTCTCTCTGTTTCCGCCATTGACAGTAGTGACCCCCGCTGTAACTGCGACGAAGGCGGCTTCTTGAGCGTGGAGAACATCCTAGATTGGCAGAGAGTGAGTGATTTCCTGATCGCTGTAGCTTACTTTTCCATCCCCATTGAGCTCCTTTACTTCGTTAGCTGCTCGAACTTCCCCTTCAAATGGGTCCTTTTTCAGTTCATAGCTTTTATTGTCCTCTGTGGACTGACCCATTTGCTGAATGGCTGGACTTATGCTCCACATCCATTCCAGCTGATGCTGGCCCTTACCATTGCCAAATTCCTCACTGCTCTGGTCTCTTGTGCCACTGCCATAACCCTTATAACCCTTATACCTCTGCTCCTCAAAGTGAAGGTTAGAGAGCttttcttgaagaagaaagCTTGGGAGCTGGATAGAGAGGTGGGAATGATGAAGAAGCAGAAGGAGGCCAGTTGGCATGTCCGGATGCTGACTCAGGAGATTAGGAAGTCACTTGATAGGCATACGATATTGTATACCACTCTGGTTGAGCTTTCCAAGACTTTGGACCTGCAGAACTGTGCTGTATGGATGCCCAATGATAATAAAACTGAAATGCACCTCACTCATGAGTTGGAGGGATCTTCCAATTCCTACCGTAACTCTATCCCAATCAGTGATCCAGATGTCCAGAAGGTGAAGGAGAGTAAGGGAGTGAAGATCCTTGGGACTGACTCAGCCCTTGGGATCGCAAGCAGTGGTGGGTCTGGTGAGCCGGGGGTGGTTGCAGCAATAAGGATGCCAATGTTGAAGGTATCGAACTTCAACTTCAAAGGGGGCACACCGGAGCTTATTAAACAATGTTATGCAATACTGGTTTTGGTTCTTCGAAACACACCGGCTAGAGGTTGGAGTTGTCATGAGCTGGAGATAGTTGAGGTGGTTGCTGATCAGGTAGCTGTTGCACTTTCCCATGCTGCAGTTTTAGAAGAATCTCAACTCATGAGAGAGAAATTGGAGGAGCGGAATCGGGCATTGCAACTGGCTGAGAAGAATGCGATGATGGCGAGCCGAGCAAGGAACTCATTCCAAAAGGTTATGAGCCATGGCATGAGGAGGCCAATGCACTCAATCTTGGGCCTACTTTCTGTGATACAATTTGAGAACATGAGCAGTGAACAGAAGATCATTGTTGAAGCAATGATGAAGACCAGCAGTTTCCTCTCAACTTTGATTAATGATGTCATGGAGATTTCAAACTTAGACAAGGGAAGGTTTCCGTTAGAAATGAAATCTTTCCAGCTACATTCTATGGTGAAGGAAGCAGCTTGCCTTGCCAAGTGTCTCTGTGTTTGTAAAGGTCTTGATTTCCGTATTGAGGTTGATAACTCGGTTCCTAATTGGGTGCTGGGTGATGAGAGGAGAATTTTTCAGGTGATTCTACATATGTTTGGGAATCTTTTGGATGGATGTTATGGAGGAGAATCCGTAACCTTCAGGGTCCTTTCAGAGATTGGAAATGAGGGAAGTAATGAGAAACAATGGGCAATACGGAGACCAAACTCTTCAGATGAGTATGCTTCTATAAAGTTCGACATTGGGATTGACAATGGTTGTTCTCAATCAGAAGTCTCAGTCTCAATGATGCAGCTTGCGAGGAGACACATCAGTGAGGGGATTGAAGGAGGCCTGAGTTTCAGCATGTGCAAAAAACTTGTGCAG ATGATGCAAGGCAACATCAGGGTTCTCCCAAACACTCAAGGTGTTGCACAAAGCATGACACTCATCCTCAAGTTTCTGCGACAACCACCAGTTGGGAGGGGAGTCTTTGAACTACGGGGATCCTCAGAGCACATATTTTCAGAGTTCAGAGGCCTTCAAGTTGTATTAGTTGATAACGATGATATTAACAGGGCTGTTACGCGGAAGCTACTTGAGAAGCTCGGTTGCTCCGTATCAGCTGTTTCATCGGGCTTTGAATGCCTCAGTGCTCTGGGTCCTTCTGGGACTAGAATTCAAATTGTTATTTTGGAACTCCACATGCTTGAGATGGATGGTTTTGAAGTTGCTACGAGGATTCGAAAGTTCCGGAGCTGGAGTTGGCCATTGATTGTAGCACTTACCGCTAGTGCTGATGTAGATTTGTGGGAGAGATGCTTGCAGGTTGGAATGAATGGTGTCATTCGAAAACCAGTTATGTTACAAGAAATTGCGGATGAGCTCCGGAATGTCCTGCAACGGGCAACCAAAGTTGTGTGA